AGACAGCCCGCAGCCGCCATGCCGCAAAAAAATAAACTCTCGTTGTCGGTGCAATATCCCGATCCGCGCCTGAAAGATATCGTCACGCGCCCGCAATTGCGCCGTTGGGTGCAGGCCGCACTGCTGGCGCCGGCCGAACTGACGCTGCGCTTTGTCGATGCCGAAGAAGGCCGCAGCCTGAACCGCGACTATCGCGGCAAAGACTACGCCACCAACGTGCTGACTTTTGCGTATTCGGCGGACCAGGATGATGACTTCGGCGGCGGCGAGGCCGAAGATGACGGCGTCACCCGCGCCGATATCATTTTCTGCACTGACGTGCTGCAGCGCGAAGCCGTAGAGCAGCGCAAATCGGTAGAAGAACACACCGCCCATCTGGTGGTGCATGGCGTGCTGCACGCGCAAGGCTACGACCATGAGGACGATGAAGAAGCCGCCGAGATGGAAAACCTGGAAATTGAAATATTAGAGGTGTTGGGTTGGCCCAATCCCTACGCGGACCGCTAACCGCCTCTTCCCACCTAAAAAAACGCCGCAATCGCGGCGTTTTTTATTTGGTGGCCCACCCCCTGCGCCGTCATATTTAGTTCCTATAAATCAATTACTTACCACCAAAAAATGGCGCGACGGCAGATAGCGACCTGCCAAAATATTGCCAAATAACAAACCAATATCTTCACTTATCTTTTAAATTAATAAGATTATGATGAATTCATGTAATGAATTGGTTTGGCCTGCGACTAAGCCACATGAAAACGATCATTACACAGCCATCGGAGCCAATCTTGAAGCAAGCCACGCTGCTCTTATTGACCATCCCACTCCTTGCACAGGCGGTCTAAATGTCATCCATCGTCCAAAAGAAAGCAATCGTCCATCCGATCTGGCTGCGCATCACGCACTGGCTCAACGCCCTGGCCGTGATCGTGATGATCCTGAGCGGCTGGCGCATCTACAATGCGTCGCCGATTTTCCCGTTCCGCATTCCCAGCGAATGGACGCTCGGCGGCTGGCTCGGCGGCGCCCTGCAATGGCATTTTGCGGCGATGTGGCTACTGTTTTTCAATGGCTTGATTTACCTGCTGTTCAATGCCGGCAGTGGTCGTTT
This DNA window, taken from Collimonas arenae, encodes the following:
- the ybeY gene encoding rRNA maturation RNase YbeY is translated as MPQKNKLSLSVQYPDPRLKDIVTRPQLRRWVQAALLAPAELTLRFVDAEEGRSLNRDYRGKDYATNVLTFAYSADQDDDFGGGEAEDDGVTRADIIFCTDVLQREAVEQRKSVEEHTAHLVVHGVLHAQGYDHEDDEEAAEMENLEIEILEVLGWPNPYADR